The Streptomyces sp. NBC_01298 genome contains the following window.
GCATCGCGGCCCGGTCGTCGGGGGAGACGAAGGGGGCCTGCACCTTGTCGGAGAAGCCGTTGATGAGGACGTAGGGGACGCCCTGGCCGCGGAGTTGGTCGTAGCGGCCCATGTCGGCCGTGGTGTCCGCGTGCAGTCCGGAGACGAAGATGATCCCGGAGACCCCGCGCTCGACGAGCATCTCCACGAGCTCGTCCTCGGTGGATCCGCCGGGCGTCTGCGTGGCCAGCACCGGGGTGTACCCCTGCCGGGTCAGCGCCTGGCCGATGACCTGGGCGAGCGCCGGGAAGATGGGGTTGTCCAGCTCGGGGGTTATCAGACCGACGAGTCCCGCGCTGCGCTGGCGCAGGCGTACGGGGCGTTCGTACCCGAGCACGTCGAGCGCGGCCAGCACGGATTCACGGGTGCCTGCGGCCACACCGGGCTTGCCGTTGAGCACGCGGCTGACTGTGGCTTCGCTGACCCCCGCCTGGGCTGCGATGTCGGCTAGCCGTGCGGTCACGGGATTGGACTGTACCGGTCGGACGTTCACCATGACCACCACGTGCACGAATCCGGGGGAAGCCGGACGGTACGGCCGTCCGTCTCCACCGGGGCGCTGGACAGGACGGGGCGTCCGGGCGAGGGCATTTCGAGCGGGACCGGGCGGGTGTTGAGCGTGCACGCGAAGCCGGGGCGGGTGAAGAGCAGCACCCCCTCGGGCGCGGGCAGCCACCGCATTCCGGGCTCGTCCCCGGTGACCCCGGCCTCCGCCGCCCCGAGGCCCGGCATCGCGCGGCGCAGTTCCAGGGCGGCCCGGTAGAGCTCCAGGGTGGAGTGGGGGTCGCCGGTCTGCGCGGCGACGCTGAGCCCGCCCCAGCCCGCCGGCTGCGGGAGCCAGCTCCCGGCCGGCCCGAAATCGTACGGGGGCTCCTCGCCGGACCACGGGATCGGCACCCGGCAGCCGTCGCGCAGCCCGTCCTGCCCGGCGCTCCGGGCGAAGGCCGGGTCCCGGCGGGCGGAGTCCGGGAGGTCGCTCACCTCGGGCAGGCCGAGCTCCTCGCCCTGGTAGACGTACGCCGATCCGGGCAGGGCCAGCATCAGCAGCGCGGCCGCCCGCGCCCGGGCCAGGCTGCCGTAGCGAGTGCGGTGGCGCACGACGTCGTGGTTGGACAGCACCCAGGTGGTCGGGGCGCCGACGGCGGCGGTGGCGGCCAGGGACTCGTCGATGACGGTGCGCAGCGCGCCGGTGTCCCACGGGCATTCCAGGAAGCGGAAGTTGAAGGCCTGGTGCAGTTCGTCGGGGCGGACGTACAGCGCGAGCCGCTCGGAGGTGGGCGCCCAGGCCTCGGCGACGCCGATGCGCGGGACCTCGTAGGAATCGAGCAGCCGCCGCCAGGAGCGGTGGATCTCGTGGACGCCGTCCTGGTCGAAGAAGGGGAGCGGCTCGGTGCCGATCAAGGTGGCCTGCGCTCCGCGGCCGATGTCCGGCATGCCCGGGGCCTTGACCATGCCGTGGGCCACGTCCACCCGGAACCCGTCGACGCCGAGGTCGAGCCAGAACCGCAGGACGGCGGAGAACTCCTCGGCGACCTCGGGGTTCTCCCAGTTCAGGTCGGGCTGCTCGGGGGCGAAGAGGTGCAGGTACCAGGCGCCGTCCGGGGTCCGGGTCCAGGCGGGGCCGCCGAAGACCGATTCCCAGTCGTTGGGCGGGAGCTCCCCGGCGGGTCCCCGGCCGGGGCGGAAGTGGTAGCGCTCGCGGGCCCCGGGCTCCCCGGCCAGCGCCGCCCGGAACCAGACGTGCTGTTCGGAGGTGTGGTTCGGGACCACGTCCACGATCACCCGAAGCCCCAGGGCGTGCGCGGCCCGGATGAGGTCGTCGGCGTCGGCGAGGTCCCCGAAGAGGGGGTCGACGGCCCGGTAGTCGGCGACGTCGTAGCCGCCGTCCGCCTGCGGGGAGACGTAGAAGGGGGTCAGCCACACCGCGTCGACCCCGAGCCGGGCCAGGTGGGGCAGGTGCTCGCGGACCCCGCGCAGGTCCCCGACGCCGTCGCCGTCGCTGTCGGCGAAGGAGCGCACGTACACCTGGTAGATGACGGCATCGCGCCACC
Protein-coding sequences here:
- a CDS encoding glycoside hydrolase family 13 protein yields the protein MTHELTASRLASASSNATASGGWWRDAVIYQVYVRSFADSDGDGVGDLRGVREHLPHLARLGVDAVWLTPFYVSPQADGGYDVADYRAVDPLFGDLADADDLIRAAHALGLRVIVDVVPNHTSEQHVWFRAALAGEPGARERYHFRPGRGPAGELPPNDWESVFGGPAWTRTPDGAWYLHLFAPEQPDLNWENPEVAEEFSAVLRFWLDLGVDGFRVDVAHGMVKAPGMPDIGRGAQATLIGTEPLPFFDQDGVHEIHRSWRRLLDSYEVPRIGVAEAWAPTSERLALYVRPDELHQAFNFRFLECPWDTGALRTVIDESLAATAAVGAPTTWVLSNHDVVRHRTRYGSLARARAAALLMLALPGSAYVYQGEELGLPEVSDLPDSARRDPAFARSAGQDGLRDGCRVPIPWSGEEPPYDFGPAGSWLPQPAGWGGLSVAAQTGDPHSTLELYRAALELRRAMPGLGAAEAGVTGDEPGMRWLPAPEGVLLFTRPGFACTLNTRPVPLEMPSPGRPVLSSAPVETDGRTVRLPPDSCTWWSW